One Candidatus Poribacteria bacterium DNA window includes the following coding sequences:
- a CDS encoding PASTA domain-containing protein produces the protein MRILNRLSAIAAGIVTLWLVGSAVFLYLWLPHYTRGVPVVVPDFHGSSLAAARSTALKMGLVVGKVDRRPDNSVPRGSVVDHLPVKGQQVKQKRPINFIVSSGPETAKVPDLVNKSLREVEFELMVRNLVLGRRVYTYSDTFPMTDTVIASSPSADVEVEFDTPVDVLLSRGPQRLEFLMPSLLGVRREDAERQVRSLRLSLADVIYESRPGQETGTVVGQYPPANAAITTGEPVTLTVNQPSARASSNTRTRIVTINYEVGGSPGTDVRLKIIVRDQAGAHEMVNGFVKGGHHVSIPRAVVGNATLLIYEGDMDEPKLQEPL, from the coding sequence ATGCGCATCCTTAACCGCCTTTCTGCCATCGCCGCCGGGATCGTCACGCTCTGGCTCGTCGGAAGCGCCGTATTCCTCTACCTGTGGCTGCCCCACTACACACGCGGCGTTCCCGTCGTCGTCCCCGACTTCCACGGCTCGTCGCTGGCTGCCGCGCGGTCTACGGCGCTGAAGATGGGGCTCGTCGTCGGGAAGGTCGATCGCCGTCCGGACAACAGCGTTCCGCGCGGAAGCGTCGTCGATCATTTGCCCGTCAAGGGACAACAGGTCAAGCAGAAGCGCCCCATCAACTTCATCGTCAGCTCGGGACCCGAAACGGCGAAGGTGCCCGACCTGGTCAACAAGAGCCTGCGCGAAGTCGAGTTCGAACTGATGGTGCGGAATCTTGTTCTCGGTCGGCGTGTCTACACCTACTCGGACACGTTCCCGATGACAGACACGGTCATCGCGTCGTCGCCGTCGGCGGACGTCGAGGTGGAGTTCGACACGCCCGTCGACGTCCTCCTCAGCCGGGGTCCTCAGCGACTCGAGTTCCTGATGCCGAGTCTGCTGGGCGTTCGCCGCGAGGACGCGGAACGCCAAGTGCGATCACTTCGTCTGTCGCTGGCGGATGTCATCTACGAATCGCGCCCCGGGCAGGAAACGGGAACCGTCGTGGGGCAATACCCGCCTGCCAACGCGGCAATCACCACCGGCGAACCCGTCACGCTGACGGTGAACCAGCCCTCCGCCAGGGCGTCCTCCAACACGCGCACGCGCATCGTCACGATCAACTACGAGGTCGGCGGCAGCCCTGGCACGGACGTTCGCCTCAAGATCATCGTGAGAGACCAAGCCGGCGCTCACGAGATGGTGAACGGCTTCGTGAAGGGCGGGCATCACGTGTCGATTCCACGCGCGGTCGTCGGCAATGCGACGCTGCTGATCTACGAGGGCGACATGGACGAGCCGAAGCTCCAGGAACCTCTCTAG
- the rpe gene encoding ribulose-phosphate 3-epimerase — translation MPVTPGPLLIAPSLLSANSAALGDAVRRVEEAGADWLHIDVFDGVFAPNLSFGPQTVADLRPLSSLDFDVHLMIAKPGAFLDRFAEAGANGITVHVEADEDVGNLLATIRRLGCRVGLSLVPDTPAEAIDPYLNQVGLILPMTVRPGFSGQRFMPEVLPKIAGIRDALAAAGSHAILQADGGVSTETIGALRSAGVVSFVAGSAAMGKADVRTAIRELRAAASAQTNA, via the coding sequence GTGCCGGTCACTCCCGGACCTTTGCTGATCGCTCCCTCGCTGCTGTCCGCGAACAGCGCAGCCCTTGGCGACGCCGTCCGACGCGTCGAGGAAGCCGGCGCGGACTGGCTCCACATCGACGTGTTCGACGGCGTTTTCGCTCCGAATCTATCCTTCGGGCCCCAGACCGTTGCCGATCTGCGCCCTCTCTCGTCGCTCGACTTCGACGTCCATCTGATGATCGCGAAGCCCGGAGCGTTCCTCGATCGGTTCGCCGAAGCGGGAGCCAACGGCATCACGGTTCACGTCGAAGCCGACGAGGATGTCGGGAACCTGCTGGCGACGATACGCCGGCTCGGATGCCGCGTCGGCTTGTCGCTGGTGCCGGACACGCCAGCGGAAGCCATCGATCCCTACTTGAACCAGGTGGGCCTGATCCTGCCGATGACCGTGCGCCCCGGATTCTCCGGTCAGCGGTTCATGCCAGAGGTGCTGCCCAAGATCGCTGGGATCCGAGACGCATTGGCGGCGGCAGGAAGCCACGCCATTCTGCAGGCGGACGGAGGCGTCTCGACTGAGACTATCGGCGCTTTGCGTTCGGCAGGCGTCGTGTCGTTCGTCGCGGGCTCAGCGGCGATGGGAAAGGCTGACGTGCGGACGGCGATCCGGGAGCTACGCGCCGCAGCGAGTGCGCAGACGAACGCCTGA
- a CDS encoding rubrerythrin, whose translation MTDSDRRQAIIDGLIQGYWMEIETVLNYLANSIHLDGILAEEIKKSLAADVQGELLHAQTLANRVRELGGNVPGSMRFTPSQTSLQPPADSMDVGAVVRGVLEAEEAAIVHYNALIKLCDGIDYVTQDMCITALADEESHRRAFRGYLKEYERRAKS comes from the coding sequence ATGACTGACAGCGACCGCAGACAAGCAATCATCGACGGACTGATCCAGGGCTACTGGATGGAGATCGAGACCGTCCTCAACTACCTGGCGAACTCCATCCACCTCGACGGCATTCTCGCCGAGGAGATCAAGAAGTCCCTCGCCGCCGACGTTCAGGGCGAGCTCCTGCACGCTCAGACGCTCGCCAACCGCGTGCGGGAGCTGGGAGGCAACGTACCGGGCTCGATGAGGTTCACGCCCTCTCAGACGTCGCTGCAGCCACCGGCAGACTCGATGGACGTCGGCGCAGTCGTCCGAGGCGTGCTCGAGGCGGAAGAAGCCGCCATCGTGCACTACAACGCGCTCATCAAGCTCTGCGACGGCATCGACTACGTCACGCAGGATATGTGCATCACGGCGCTGGCGGACGAGGAATCCCATCGACGGGCGTTCCGCGGCTACCTCAAAGAGTACGAGCGTCGCGCCAAGTCCTAG
- a CDS encoding C1 family peptidase produces the protein MSETAMHDHGIRAILTANTALARRPPVQTIPADSRATASAPAAIPNEADLNPRFERWGLSTRPQGNRPTCSVFTVTGALEYALASRVGQGTLLSVDFLNWACQQATGRETDGAFFWQLWAGYEQYGICPESDMPYAAAFDPERDPSAEARDRAQRRSKLARRLHWIKEWDVNTGLTDEQFLGVKRALADGFPVCGGFRWPKKATWTNGVLDMCPASDVFDGHSVLLSGYCDDPSGTGGVFAIRNSGGSDRAGFLTYEYACAYMNDAAIIEPAP, from the coding sequence TTGTCTGAGACGGCGATGCACGACCACGGGATCCGCGCTATTCTCACGGCGAACACTGCCCTTGCGAGGAGACCGCCCGTGCAGACGATTCCCGCTGACTCCCGCGCGACGGCATCGGCTCCAGCCGCGATACCCAACGAAGCCGATCTGAACCCGCGATTCGAGCGATGGGGACTTTCGACCCGCCCGCAGGGCAACCGCCCGACGTGCTCCGTGTTCACCGTGACAGGCGCTCTGGAATACGCCCTCGCCAGCCGCGTGGGTCAGGGCACGCTGCTCAGTGTGGACTTTCTCAACTGGGCGTGCCAACAGGCGACCGGTCGCGAGACGGACGGGGCGTTCTTCTGGCAGCTCTGGGCGGGCTACGAGCAGTACGGCATCTGCCCGGAGAGCGACATGCCCTATGCCGCCGCGTTCGACCCTGAGCGGGACCCGTCGGCAGAGGCGCGCGATCGGGCGCAGCGTCGGTCGAAGCTCGCGCGACGTCTCCACTGGATCAAGGAATGGGACGTCAACACGGGTCTGACCGATGAGCAGTTCCTCGGCGTCAAGCGCGCTCTCGCCGATGGGTTCCCGGTCTGCGGCGGGTTTCGATGGCCCAAAAAGGCGACGTGGACCAACGGCGTCCTCGACATGTGCCCCGCCTCCGACGTGTTCGACGGACACAGCGTCCTGCTCTCCGGGTACTGCGACGATCCGTCGGGAACCGGCGGCGTCTTCGCGATCCGCAACTCCGGCGGCTCGGACCGCGCCGGGTTCCTGACTTACGAGTACGCGTGCGCCTACATGAACGACGCCGCCATCATCGAACCCGCTCCGTAG
- a CDS encoding DUF2961 domain-containing protein: MSLFQGPLGALLAPPVGRSRRVSSNEQPNWNDGNFDMTRLPPGDTLELPVLQGPGVINHIWLTSHAGGVNELNALSMRIYWDDREEPGVEVPLGDFFAVGQKPAVVESIPVQVSPSGSLTCYWRMPFAKSARIVVRNDNANRSTGLYWQVDYVELDELPPDTLYFHARYRQEYPAVMGRDYLLADLQGRGQYVGTVMAFTLAQDGWFGEGDDFFFIDGEEIPSLQGTGTEDYFNDAWGYRPRTSVWFGQPRWQGHRAGDHGICYRWHVLDPVGFSKSLKVAIEHKGNRAEGEDAWYIERPDFISSIAYWYQLGEPKPFGHLPGYPERCVPWQEHHLVAAFRDAQTTGGTVKVQTVGFFGGRPSLRWEPSEAGATFSLPFSVGEAGRYAVRFTAFASSSGGTFDVELDEVSVASGLSLRTDSFEDSDRLLGTHELATGEHTLTFRAVADASGSVSPLSIEGLRLLRLPPEAVRPVKTFNEAHFIRLGIGRALYAYRLAYGELPQSLQTLVESGIMPDRYLTDENGNAMEARLEGDHFVVVARVWHHRWQGLDARR, translated from the coding sequence ATGTCGCTGTTTCAGGGCCCGCTCGGGGCGCTTCTCGCGCCTCCTGTCGGCCGGAGCCGCCGCGTATCGAGCAACGAACAGCCCAACTGGAACGACGGCAACTTCGACATGACGCGGTTGCCGCCGGGCGACACGCTGGAGCTGCCCGTCCTCCAAGGACCCGGCGTCATCAATCACATCTGGCTGACGAGCCACGCTGGCGGCGTCAACGAGCTGAACGCGCTCAGCATGCGCATCTACTGGGATGATCGGGAGGAGCCCGGCGTCGAGGTTCCCCTGGGCGACTTCTTCGCGGTCGGACAGAAGCCCGCCGTCGTGGAGAGCATTCCGGTACAGGTGTCGCCGTCGGGAAGCCTCACATGCTACTGGCGGATGCCCTTCGCGAAGTCGGCGCGGATCGTGGTCCGCAACGACAACGCGAACCGCTCGACGGGTCTCTACTGGCAGGTGGACTACGTGGAGCTCGACGAACTGCCGCCCGATACCCTCTACTTCCACGCCCGATACCGCCAGGAGTACCCCGCCGTCATGGGCAGGGACTACCTGCTGGCGGATTTGCAGGGACGCGGGCAGTACGTCGGAACCGTCATGGCGTTCACGCTGGCTCAGGACGGGTGGTTCGGCGAGGGGGACGACTTCTTCTTCATCGACGGCGAGGAGATTCCCAGCCTCCAGGGAACCGGCACGGAGGACTACTTCAACGACGCCTGGGGATACCGCCCGCGCACGAGCGTGTGGTTCGGGCAGCCGCGCTGGCAGGGACACCGCGCCGGCGACCACGGCATCTGCTACCGCTGGCACGTCCTCGATCCGGTCGGGTTCAGCAAGTCGCTGAAGGTCGCCATCGAGCACAAGGGGAACCGCGCTGAAGGCGAGGACGCGTGGTACATCGAGCGACCCGACTTCATCTCCAGCATCGCCTACTGGTACCAGCTCGGAGAGCCCAAGCCGTTCGGGCATCTGCCGGGTTACCCGGAGCGGTGCGTGCCGTGGCAGGAGCACCACCTCGTCGCGGCGTTCCGCGATGCGCAGACAACCGGCGGAACCGTCAAAGTGCAGACGGTCGGGTTCTTCGGCGGGAGGCCATCCCTGCGGTGGGAACCGTCCGAGGCGGGCGCGACGTTCTCCCTGCCGTTCTCCGTCGGCGAAGCGGGTCGGTACGCGGTGCGGTTCACAGCGTTCGCGTCTTCGTCCGGCGGGACATTCGATGTCGAGCTCGACGAGGTCTCGGTCGCGTCGGGACTCAGCTTGCGGACGGACTCCTTCGAGGACAGCGACCGCCTGCTGGGAACCCACGAGCTCGCCACCGGGGAACACACGCTGACGTTCCGCGCCGTGGCTGACGCGTCGGGCTCGGTCTCGCCGCTCTCAATCGAGGGTCTGCGGCTGCTCCGGCTTCCGCCGGAAGCCGTCCGTCCCGTCAAGACGTTCAACGAGGCGCACTTCATCCGCCTGGGCATCGGCAGAGCCCTCTACGCCTACCGATTGGCGTACGGCGAGCTTCCGCAATCGCTGCAGACGCTCGTCGAGAGCGGCATCATGCCGGATCGCTACCTGACCGATGAGAACGGGAACGCGATGGAAGCGCGCCTGGAGGGCGACCACTTCGTCGTTGTTGCGCGCGTATGGCATCATCGCTGGCAAGGGCTGGACGCGCGCCGCTGA
- the lspA gene encoding signal peptidase II, with product MARGRAEGARRRRRQWRSRVARARPRGPETSVRRSRRRHGSAGRRRGTPGGTGRRPGIDGNRPALRSSRPRGGLGVTEPVNAKSQWKSHALLAVLAALLVGLDQWTKLSISDYFARGSMRKPIPVLGGLIHLTYTQNTGGAFGMWAGETVSIALLLISTIALGFIAWYYWQHREHLPVRVALSLIAAGAVGNFVDRIRLRYVVDFIDVDLGSYQWPYFNIADTLICVGAGLLVLLMLMRRQPDVQSQGADDAA from the coding sequence ATGGCTCGCGGTCGCGCGGAAGGCGCGCGACGTCGCAGGCGGCAATGGCGATCCCGTGTCGCTCGTGCTCGACCGCGAGGACCGGAGACCTCTGTTCGCCGCTCTCGTCGAAGACATGGCAGCGCTGGCAGGCGTCGAGGTACGCCTGGTGGAACCGGACGCCGACCCGGTATCGACGGGAACCGTCCGGCTCTCCGAAGTTCCCGACCCCGTGGAGGACTCGGCGTGACCGAACCCGTCAACGCGAAAAGCCAGTGGAAATCGCACGCGTTGCTTGCGGTCTTGGCGGCTCTGCTAGTCGGGCTCGATCAGTGGACGAAGCTCAGCATCTCAGACTACTTCGCCCGCGGATCGATGCGGAAACCGATCCCCGTCTTGGGCGGTCTGATCCATCTGACGTACACGCAGAACACGGGCGGCGCATTCGGCATGTGGGCGGGCGAGACGGTCAGCATCGCGCTCCTGCTCATCTCCACCATCGCACTGGGCTTCATCGCTTGGTACTACTGGCAGCACCGAGAGCACCTGCCGGTGCGCGTCGCATTGTCGCTGATCGCGGCGGGAGCGGTCGGGAACTTCGTCGATCGTATCCGGTTGCGCTACGTCGTGGACTTCATCGACGTCGATCTGGGGTCGTACCAGTGGCCCTACTTCAACATCGCGGACACGCTGATTTGCGTGGGTGCAGGCTTGCTCGTGTTGCTCATGCTGATGAGGCGTCAGCCGGACGTTCAGAGCCAGGGAGCAGACGATGCGGCGTGA
- the rpsT gene encoding 30S ribosomal protein S20 produces the protein MANLSSAKKHIRADARKNERNRRVKGAMRAAVRQARMGIVSNDANAAEALRRAISQLDKAAKKGVIKKGNANRRKSRLMRAYAQASAS, from the coding sequence ATGGCAAACCTATCTTCCGCGAAGAAGCACATCCGCGCCGACGCGCGCAAGAACGAGCGGAATCGCCGCGTCAAGGGCGCGATGCGGGCTGCGGTTCGTCAGGCGCGCATGGGGATCGTCAGCAACGACGCCAACGCCGCCGAAGCGCTGCGTCGCGCAATCAGTCAGCTCGACAAGGCTGCTAAGAAGGGCGTCATCAAGAAGGGCAACGCGAACCGGCGCAAGTCCCGCCTCATGCGCGCCTACGCGCAAGCGTCTGCTAGCTAG
- a CDS encoding phytanoyl-CoA dioxygenase family protein — translation MNPPDASVTVDEIEVFADDLDVSRAAAIYQEHGCLVVRGLAKPYVPGVLRDIEAAAATAISLLDRAEKIVEGWRTPDGTLFLPAPPGFPRDKQIMVLAIGYMTSGTFFQSALDPRTLDIIEAILGPNVELFGHGQSLYKEPVGGHPKHLHQDSAYFEHRYEGPVGVLNYAVDTDLVNGALHVVPGSHRMGQLKHIDTFSHLGLGEDEWPWERAVPVTGKAGDSILFHVKCVHGSKENHSSKPRPVFINRYRRADDYVTIGGTTTLNRAEAEKRAAEVRKGNQRGLMVRGFRPFSEES, via the coding sequence ATGAATCCTCCCGACGCGAGCGTGACCGTCGACGAGATCGAAGTCTTTGCCGACGATCTGGACGTCTCCCGCGCCGCCGCCATTTACCAGGAGCACGGATGCCTCGTCGTGCGAGGCCTGGCGAAGCCCTACGTCCCGGGTGTCCTGCGCGATATCGAGGCCGCCGCCGCGACGGCGATCTCGCTGCTCGACCGCGCCGAGAAGATCGTCGAGGGCTGGCGAACGCCTGACGGAACGCTCTTCCTACCAGCACCGCCCGGGTTCCCACGCGACAAGCAGATCATGGTTCTCGCGATCGGGTACATGACGAGCGGGACGTTCTTCCAGAGCGCCCTCGACCCCCGGACGCTCGATATCATCGAGGCGATTCTGGGCCCCAACGTCGAGCTCTTCGGCCACGGGCAGTCGCTCTACAAGGAACCAGTCGGCGGCCATCCGAAGCACCTGCATCAGGATTCCGCCTACTTTGAGCATCGGTACGAGGGGCCCGTCGGCGTGCTCAACTACGCCGTCGACACGGACCTGGTGAACGGCGCGCTCCACGTCGTGCCGGGCTCCCATCGGATGGGGCAGTTGAAGCACATCGACACGTTCTCGCATCTGGGACTCGGCGAGGACGAGTGGCCCTGGGAGCGCGCCGTGCCGGTCACCGGCAAGGCGGGTGATTCGATCCTCTTCCACGTGAAGTGTGTCCACGGCTCCAAAGAGAACCACTCCAGCAAGCCCCGCCCGGTGTTCATCAACCGCTACCGACGGGCAGACGACTACGTGACCATCGGCGGGACGACCACGCTGAACCGCGCCGAAGCCGAGAAGCGCGCGGCGGAGGTCCGCAAAGGGAACCAGCGCGGCTTGATGGTGC
- a CDS encoding phytanoyl-CoA dioxygenase family protein, whose amino-acid sequence MRMALTREDVAAFARDGFLSPLCIASDEDAKRYRADFDALEARVGTRMAAVGLVNHHFEERFIWELATHPLLLDAAESLIGPDVLLLATHFFCKYGQDGKFVAWHQDLTYWGLDPARAITAWYAVDDSDAENGCMRVIPGSHASGIHEHGKSDREGNLLSINQEVAVSESDAARAVDVPLRAGEASFHDGALVHGSLPNLSGRRRCGLTIRYVPSHVRPATGNSLNRPWPAVLVRGNDPHHHFGERPIPFPLEPGEPAR is encoded by the coding sequence ATGAGGATGGCTCTCACGCGCGAGGACGTCGCTGCGTTCGCCCGCGACGGGTTCCTGTCGCCGCTCTGCATCGCGTCCGACGAGGACGCCAAGCGCTACCGCGCCGACTTCGACGCCCTCGAAGCCCGCGTCGGGACGCGCATGGCCGCCGTCGGACTCGTCAACCACCACTTCGAAGAGCGGTTCATCTGGGAACTGGCGACGCATCCGCTCCTGCTCGACGCCGCCGAATCGCTCATCGGTCCCGACGTGCTCCTGCTGGCGACCCACTTCTTCTGCAAGTACGGGCAGGACGGCAAGTTCGTCGCGTGGCATCAAGACCTGACCTACTGGGGACTCGACCCCGCTCGCGCCATCACCGCTTGGTACGCCGTTGATGACAGCGACGCCGAGAACGGCTGCATGCGCGTCATCCCCGGCTCCCATGCAAGCGGCATCCACGAGCACGGCAAGTCCGACCGCGAGGGCAACCTGCTGAGCATCAATCAGGAGGTCGCCGTCTCCGAGAGCGACGCGGCGAGAGCCGTCGATGTGCCCCTCCGAGCGGGCGAAGCGTCCTTCCACGATGGCGCGCTCGTCCACGGGAGCCTGCCGAACCTCTCAGGACGACGCCGATGCGGATTGACGATCCGCTATGTGCCGTCCCATGTCCGACCGGCGACCGGCAACTCTCTGAACCGGCCCTGGCCCGCTGTCCTCGTGCGCGGGAACGACCCGCACCACCACTTCGGAGAACGCCCGATCCCCTTCCCGCTGGAACCAGGAGAACCCGCGCGATGA
- a CDS encoding methionyl-tRNA formyltransferase, whose protein sequence is MSRLRVAFMGTSDFAVPALRRVSEVAHTLAVVTQPDRPAGRGHRVAPPPVKVAAENLGLPVLQPERAGERSFRERLRALDLDMIVVAAFGQLLPQRLLDVPRFGCLNIHPSCLPKYRGAAPIQWALWNGDSETAITIMQLDAGEDTGPILAQMAVPIEPTATTPELSRTLAEASADLLASVIVRYPDDPPEPRPQNDAEATHAPRLTKEMGDADWTLDAGSLYGRFRACVPWPGTHTSLPDGSRVTILECEPSDEDRGLDPGSLREDNERLRVQCGVGSLAIMRLRPENRSAMTARDYINGCRGGLPSRFCSAPTPVATE, encoded by the coding sequence GTGAGCCGGCTCCGCGTCGCCTTCATGGGAACATCCGACTTCGCGGTTCCGGCGCTCCGTCGCGTCTCGGAAGTCGCGCATACGCTCGCCGTCGTGACGCAGCCGGACCGACCCGCCGGTAGAGGACATCGGGTTGCGCCGCCGCCGGTGAAGGTCGCCGCCGAGAACCTCGGCTTGCCCGTTCTTCAGCCTGAGCGAGCCGGCGAGCGCAGCTTCCGGGAGAGGTTGCGTGCGCTCGACCTGGACATGATCGTCGTCGCAGCGTTCGGGCAGTTGTTGCCACAGAGGTTGCTGGACGTGCCACGGTTCGGCTGCCTCAATATCCATCCGTCCTGCCTGCCCAAGTACCGAGGCGCAGCACCGATCCAATGGGCTCTGTGGAACGGCGACTCGGAAACCGCCATCACGATCATGCAGCTCGATGCAGGCGAAGACACTGGGCCCATTCTGGCGCAGATGGCTGTGCCCATCGAACCGACCGCCACGACGCCCGAACTGAGCCGGACCTTGGCGGAAGCCAGCGCCGACCTGCTGGCATCGGTGATCGTGCGCTATCCGGACGATCCGCCCGAGCCGCGTCCACAGAACGACGCCGAGGCAACGCACGCTCCGCGCCTCACCAAGGAAATGGGCGATGCGGATTGGACTCTGGACGCCGGCAGCCTCTACGGTCGCTTCAGAGCGTGCGTGCCGTGGCCCGGGACGCATACCAGCCTGCCGGACGGGTCGCGTGTGACGATCTTGGAGTGCGAACCCAGCGATGAGGACCGCGGCCTTGATCCCGGCTCGCTGCGCGAGGACAATGAACGATTGCGTGTTCAGTGCGGCGTCGGGAGTCTGGCTATCATGCGTCTGCGTCCCGAAAACCGATCCGCGATGACGGCGCGCGACTACATCAACGGTTGTCGGGGAGGGCTGCCAAGCCGCTTCTGCAGTGCCCCAACGCCCGTCGCCACCGAGTGA